Proteins from a single region of Stigmatella erecta:
- a CDS encoding class I SAM-dependent methyltransferase, whose translation MSPSPVAVEPSLSLRDPLSQQPLHLLAPGVLSDGATSWPVVDGIPYLRTGREALQAEVLAALKRGDRRLALAHLLRDQDDWARSPPPTLEQALEVVDGVGAGTLGLRQAMERLHFGPVAHYFTHRWSAPTFLSALGLLAQHWDTPPCVVEIACGIGQVLREVTQRGTPGVGIDVVFAKLWLARHFVVPEASLVCVDATVALPLEPLAGAAVLCHDALYFLLEKRRVLSEMRRVAGASGRVLVGHAHNRLVDQRGIGGVPLTPEEYAALLPGAACYDDSDFVTSFLEGKAAPARAPAALGSAEALCFSAPAGPARGAIDFGRPHPGARLKPNPLLVERNGLLHPSWPSPGLADEYACANYLGGHPSPGADLLRRAASGLVDDEIALLARRRMLLALPERW comes from the coding sequence GTGAGTCCCTCGCCCGTGGCCGTGGAGCCGTCCCTGAGCCTGCGGGACCCGTTGAGCCAGCAGCCCCTGCACCTGCTGGCCCCGGGGGTGCTGTCCGATGGCGCCACGTCTTGGCCGGTGGTGGATGGCATTCCGTACCTGCGCACGGGCCGCGAGGCGCTCCAGGCCGAGGTGCTCGCCGCGCTGAAGCGGGGGGACCGCCGCCTGGCGCTGGCCCACCTGCTGCGGGACCAAGATGACTGGGCCCGCTCCCCGCCGCCCACCCTGGAGCAGGCGCTGGAGGTGGTGGACGGCGTCGGCGCGGGCACCCTGGGGCTGCGCCAGGCGATGGAGCGGCTGCACTTCGGCCCGGTGGCGCACTACTTCACGCACCGCTGGTCGGCGCCCACGTTTCTGAGCGCCCTGGGGCTGCTGGCGCAGCACTGGGACACGCCCCCGTGCGTGGTGGAGATCGCCTGCGGCATCGGCCAGGTGCTCCGCGAGGTGACCCAGCGCGGCACGCCGGGGGTGGGCATCGACGTGGTGTTCGCCAAGCTGTGGCTGGCGCGCCACTTCGTCGTCCCCGAGGCGAGCCTGGTGTGCGTGGATGCCACGGTGGCGCTGCCGCTGGAGCCCCTCGCGGGGGCGGCCGTGCTGTGCCATGACGCGCTCTATTTCCTGCTGGAGAAGCGGCGGGTGCTGTCGGAGATGCGCCGCGTGGCCGGTGCCTCGGGCCGCGTGCTGGTGGGCCACGCCCACAACCGCCTCGTGGACCAGCGCGGCATCGGCGGTGTGCCGCTCACCCCCGAGGAGTACGCGGCGCTGCTGCCCGGCGCGGCTTGCTATGACGACTCCGACTTCGTCACGTCCTTCCTGGAGGGCAAGGCCGCCCCGGCGCGCGCCCCGGCGGCCCTGGGCAGCGCGGAGGCCCTGTGCTTCAGCGCCCCGGCGGGCCCCGCGCGGGGCGCCATCGACTTCGGACGGCCCCATCCGGGGGCGCGGTTGAAGCCCAACCCGTTGCTGGTGGAGCGCAACGGCCTGTTGCACCCCTCCTGGCCCTCGCCCGGTCTGGCCGACGAGTACGCCTGCGCGAACTACCTGGGCGGGCACCCCTCGCCGGGCGCGGACCTCCTGCGCCGGGCCGCCTCGGGCCTGGTGGATGACGAGATCGCGCTTCTGGCCCGGCGGCGGATGCTGCTGGCGCTGCCCGAGCGGTGGTGA